A genomic segment from Streptomyces sp. NBC_00459 encodes:
- a CDS encoding ATP-binding protein has protein sequence MPEPTSPQPRPQPHQATTFRIPKHPRNVPEARAQVRKALADWGLPTDLAADVALVATEFVTNSVRHCEVTFSLVEVTLTLQGNQLLLEVSDPDKEKIPAPRTAGQQDENGRGLAVISALAAQWGCDLRRFTKCSWATFPLPEVAPACSG, from the coding sequence ATGCCCGAACCCACCTCACCCCAGCCCCGCCCCCAACCCCACCAAGCCACCACCTTCCGCATCCCCAAGCACCCCAGAAACGTCCCCGAAGCCCGCGCCCAGGTCCGCAAAGCCCTCGCCGACTGGGGCCTGCCCACCGACCTCGCCGCCGATGTCGCCCTCGTGGCCACGGAGTTCGTCACCAACTCCGTACGGCACTGCGAAGTGACCTTCTCCCTGGTCGAGGTGACCCTCACCCTCCAAGGCAACCAACTGCTGCTGGAGGTCTCCGACCCCGACAAGGAGAAGATCCCGGCACCCCGTACCGCCGGCCAACAGGACGAGAACGGGCGAGGGTTGGCCGTCATCTCGGCCCTCGCCGCGCAATGGGGATGCGACCTGCGCCGGTTCACCAAGTGCTCCTGGGCCACATTCCCGCTGCCGGAAGTCGCCCCCGCATGTTCCGGCTGA
- a CDS encoding helix-turn-helix domain-containing protein has product MPAGGKPTVRSRRFGRKMQQHRVGAGFDQAQAAAFIYGSRSKISRMEDGITTAKPAEVLLLLDRYGVGDETEREHLVWLAKNSGHHGWWLEHAAHLRPDYLDHIALEDDATYIREWQPVLFPGLLQTPAYAEAVITMGPNFVAPERVVHLVKAREGRQAKIGEGGATYTAILWESVITQPLVNVEIHREQLSAILEAGKRQNVTVQVLPLTAGVLAGSTSAFSSFSFDSEPSVEAVTLDNLRGTSVLESAEDLAAYANAFDLLRSAALAPDATARLIRRVLRTTKEDTS; this is encoded by the coding sequence ATGCCCGCAGGTGGGAAGCCGACCGTGCGCAGCAGACGGTTCGGCCGCAAGATGCAGCAGCACAGGGTCGGCGCCGGGTTCGATCAGGCGCAGGCGGCTGCCTTCATCTACGGATCGCGATCCAAGATCAGTCGCATGGAGGACGGCATCACCACCGCCAAACCCGCGGAGGTGCTCCTGCTCCTGGACAGGTACGGCGTCGGCGACGAGACGGAGCGCGAGCACCTTGTGTGGCTCGCGAAGAACAGCGGTCACCATGGCTGGTGGCTCGAACACGCCGCCCACCTGCGGCCGGACTACCTCGACCACATCGCGTTGGAGGACGACGCGACGTACATCAGGGAGTGGCAGCCGGTGCTGTTCCCCGGGCTCCTGCAAACTCCCGCGTATGCGGAAGCGGTCATCACGATGGGGCCCAACTTCGTTGCCCCCGAACGGGTCGTCCACCTGGTGAAGGCCCGGGAGGGCCGCCAGGCGAAGATCGGAGAGGGTGGAGCGACGTACACCGCCATCCTCTGGGAATCGGTCATCACGCAGCCTTTGGTGAACGTCGAGATCCACCGGGAGCAGCTGTCCGCGATCCTTGAGGCAGGCAAGCGGCAGAACGTGACGGTGCAGGTGCTGCCGCTCACCGCAGGGGTACTGGCGGGATCGACATCCGCCTTCTCTTCCTTCAGCTTCGATTCCGAACCGTCCGTCGAAGCGGTGACGTTGGACAACCTGAGGGGTACATCGGTCCTGGAGAGCGCGGAGGACCTGGCCGCTTACGCCAATGCGTTCGACCTACTACGATCGGCAGCACTGGCGCCGGACGCGACCGCGCGACTCATCCGGCGCGTACTGCGGACCACCAAGGAAGACACATCGTGA
- a CDS encoding acyltransferase family protein, with amino-acid sequence MSMHGADSGPPMRGRLAGGMQKVIPSPRQPLPLATTERESKPAGATRNPTRTTARHAAIPGRGDRRLYAIDGLRLLAALVVAAHHYAGTWRVNQPDNAIWGRPVSDIMPTWFRFSAYGWIGVEIFFVISGFVICMSCWGRTPRQFFTSRVIRLYPAYWFAIVFTSACLVAMPGVWKQHRPREVLLNFTMLQSGSRVSNVDGVYWTLWSELRFYLLFMAVVVTGLTYRKVVVFCCLWGAAAMIAPAAGFRPATLIINPEGAWYFIAGLALYLMYRFGQDLLLWGILGMAWLMGQLELGHRIDTIERVSSWRGSVLIFTVFLLGMVAISLGYTDRIRWKWLVTAGALTYPFYLMHYLVGTTVINRLRDTMDARLLVVSVIAGFLVLSWLVHKFVEAPLARLLKRGLDTSFARLRNASSMS; translated from the coding sequence GTGTCGATGCACGGCGCGGACAGTGGGCCGCCGATGCGCGGGCGGCTCGCGGGCGGGATGCAGAAGGTGATCCCGTCACCGCGGCAGCCTCTCCCGCTCGCCACGACCGAGCGCGAGTCGAAGCCGGCCGGGGCGACGAGGAATCCCACCCGGACGACGGCCAGACACGCCGCCATCCCGGGGCGCGGTGACCGCCGGCTCTACGCGATCGACGGGCTCCGGCTGCTCGCCGCCCTGGTCGTGGCCGCCCACCACTACGCCGGAACCTGGCGGGTCAACCAGCCGGACAACGCGATCTGGGGCCGGCCGGTCTCCGACATCATGCCGACCTGGTTCCGGTTCTCCGCGTACGGCTGGATCGGCGTCGAGATCTTCTTCGTGATCAGCGGGTTCGTCATCTGTATGTCGTGCTGGGGGCGTACCCCACGGCAGTTCTTCACCTCCCGGGTGATCCGGCTCTATCCGGCGTACTGGTTCGCCATCGTCTTCACCTCGGCATGTCTCGTCGCCATGCCCGGTGTGTGGAAGCAGCACCGGCCGCGCGAAGTGCTGCTCAACTTCACGATGCTGCAGTCCGGTTCACGTGTCTCGAACGTCGACGGCGTGTACTGGACCCTCTGGTCGGAGCTGCGCTTCTACCTGCTCTTCATGGCTGTTGTCGTCACAGGGCTGACGTATCGCAAGGTCGTGGTGTTCTGCTGCCTCTGGGGCGCCGCCGCGATGATCGCCCCGGCCGCCGGTTTCCGCCCGGCGACGCTGATCATCAACCCCGAGGGTGCCTGGTACTTCATCGCGGGCCTCGCCCTCTACCTCATGTACCGCTTCGGCCAGGACCTGTTGCTCTGGGGCATCCTCGGCATGGCCTGGCTGATGGGACAACTGGAACTCGGGCACCGCATAGACACGATCGAACGGGTCTCCAGCTGGCGCGGAAGCGTGCTGATCTTCACCGTGTTCCTGCTGGGCATGGTCGCCATCTCGCTCGGCTACACCGACCGCATCCGCTGGAAGTGGCTGGTCACGGCAGGCGCGTTGACATACCCGTTCTATCTGATGCACTACCTCGTCGGTACGACGGTCATCAACCGTCTGCGCGACACGATGGACGCCCGGCTCCTGGTCGTGTCCGTGATCGCCGGCTTCCTCGTACTGAGCTGGCTGGTGCACAAGTTCGTGGAAGCACCCCTGGCGCGGCTGCTGAAACGGGGCCTGGACACGTCGTTCGCGCGGCTGCGCAACGCCTCGTCCATGTCCTGA
- a CDS encoding glycosyltransferase family 2 protein, which produces MVYVGGRNEVGLVGGMTVEPRIAVAVVTMGNRPAALNALLESIAKQDLAPDRIVLVGNGCPLPELPGLSGEVTTIEVDENLGCPGGRNVALARLREFGDIDVVVDLDDDGLLIDPDVLTRVRDLYAADPRLGIVGFRIADENGVTQRRHVPRPGAGDPMLGGYVTQFLGGGHALRMAMLDETGDWPAAFFFAHEETDLAWRAVDAGWKILYEPRLLLRHPSTSPARHAIYHRVTARNRVWLVRRRLPLPLIPVHLGVWIAITVLRGGSTRELKAWFGGFVEGLREPAGERRPMRWRTVWTLTRLGRPPVL; this is translated from the coding sequence ATGGTGTACGTCGGCGGCCGGAACGAGGTGGGTCTGGTGGGTGGCATGACGGTGGAGCCGCGTATCGCGGTGGCCGTGGTGACCATGGGAAACCGGCCCGCCGCGCTGAACGCGCTGCTGGAGTCGATCGCCAAGCAGGACCTCGCCCCCGACCGCATCGTGCTCGTCGGCAACGGCTGTCCACTGCCCGAACTCCCCGGCCTCTCCGGCGAGGTGACGACCATCGAGGTCGACGAGAACCTCGGCTGCCCGGGCGGCCGCAATGTGGCCCTGGCCCGGCTGCGGGAGTTCGGCGACATCGACGTCGTGGTCGACCTCGACGACGACGGCCTGCTCATCGACCCCGATGTGCTCACCCGCGTACGGGACTTGTACGCCGCCGACCCCCGGCTCGGCATCGTCGGCTTCCGGATCGCCGACGAGAACGGCGTCACCCAACGCCGGCACGTCCCCCGGCCCGGCGCGGGCGACCCGATGCTCGGCGGCTACGTCACCCAGTTCCTCGGCGGCGGCCACGCCCTGCGCATGGCGATGCTCGACGAGACCGGAGACTGGCCCGCCGCCTTCTTCTTCGCCCACGAGGAGACCGACCTCGCCTGGCGTGCCGTCGACGCGGGCTGGAAGATCCTCTACGAACCGCGTCTCCTGCTGCGCCACCCCAGCACCTCGCCCGCCCGGCACGCCATCTACCACCGGGTCACCGCCCGCAACCGGGTCTGGCTGGTCCGCCGTCGGCTGCCGCTGCCGCTGATCCCGGTGCACCTGGGCGTCTGGATCGCCATCACCGTCCTGCGCGGCGGCTCCACGCGCGAGCTGAAGGCCTGGTTCGGCGGTTTCGTGGAGGGCCTGCGCGAGCCGGCCGGCGAACGCCGCCCGATGCGGTGGCGAACGGTGTGGACACTGACCCGACTGGGCCGCCCACCCGTACTGTGA
- a CDS encoding FAD-binding dehydrogenase has translation MEHLTDPVSRRRALTLAGGAVAATALTQTGTAFAASAAATSADAIVVGHGLAGLVATAELAAAGRKVLLLDQEPESNLGGQAFWSFGGLFFVDSAEQRLMGVKDSKELAWQDWQGAAGFDRDIDNPLGQDHWGYKWAQAYVDFASGEKRSWLAGLGMQWFPFVGWAERGGGLADGHGNSVPRFHVTWGTGPAVVEPFEKKVRAAVADGLVTFKHRHRVDEVIRTNGVVTGVRGAVLEASTAARGKASSRTVVGSFELSAEVVIVTSGGIGANHDLVRQNWPARLGTAPKSMITGVPAHVDGRMLAITEKAGARIVNPDRMWHYTEGIKNYDPIWANHGIRILPGPSSMWFDATGKRFSAPDMPGYDTLHTLKSITDTGYDYSWFVTTQKILAKEFALSGSEQNPDLTNKDIWMLLSRAWQTPEPLERFKKYGEDFIVSTTLSELVRGMNKLTGTSLIDLASLQRQIEARDREIDNAYSKDAQVMGIRNALSYPGDVLSRTASAHKILDSSAGPLIAVRLNILTRKTLGGLQTDLSGRVLDATGTPVPGLYAAGEVAGFGGGGVHGYRSLEGTFLGGCLFSGRQAGRAAAAATA, from the coding sequence ATGGAGCACTTGACTGACCCGGTCAGCCGCCGCCGGGCGCTGACGCTGGCCGGCGGCGCGGTCGCCGCGACCGCCCTCACCCAGACGGGAACGGCCTTCGCCGCCTCGGCTGCGGCCACCTCTGCCGACGCGATCGTCGTGGGCCACGGACTGGCCGGGCTGGTCGCCACCGCCGAACTCGCGGCTGCGGGCCGCAAGGTGCTGCTGCTCGACCAGGAACCAGAGTCCAACCTCGGCGGCCAGGCCTTCTGGTCCTTCGGCGGGCTGTTCTTCGTCGACTCCGCCGAGCAGCGCCTGATGGGCGTCAAGGACTCGAAGGAACTGGCCTGGCAGGACTGGCAGGGCGCGGCCGGCTTCGACCGGGACATCGACAACCCGCTCGGCCAGGACCACTGGGGCTACAAGTGGGCCCAGGCGTACGTCGACTTCGCGTCCGGCGAGAAGCGGTCCTGGCTGGCCGGTCTCGGCATGCAGTGGTTCCCCTTCGTCGGCTGGGCGGAGCGCGGCGGCGGTCTCGCGGACGGCCACGGCAACTCCGTACCGCGCTTCCACGTCACCTGGGGCACGGGTCCCGCCGTAGTGGAACCGTTCGAGAAGAAGGTACGGGCGGCGGTGGCGGACGGGCTCGTCACGTTCAAGCACCGCCATCGCGTGGACGAGGTCATCCGGACGAACGGCGTCGTCACCGGCGTACGCGGCGCGGTTCTCGAAGCGAGCACCGCCGCGCGCGGCAAGGCCAGTTCACGGACGGTGGTCGGGAGCTTCGAGCTGAGCGCCGAGGTGGTGATCGTGACGTCCGGCGGTATCGGCGCCAACCACGATCTCGTACGGCAGAACTGGCCGGCCCGGCTGGGCACTGCGCCCAAGTCGATGATCACGGGTGTGCCCGCGCACGTGGACGGGCGGATGCTCGCGATCACCGAGAAGGCGGGCGCCCGGATCGTCAACCCGGACCGTATGTGGCACTACACGGAGGGGATCAAGAACTACGACCCGATCTGGGCCAACCACGGCATCCGTATCCTGCCCGGCCCGTCGTCGATGTGGTTCGACGCGACGGGCAAGCGGTTCTCCGCACCCGACATGCCGGGGTACGACACCCTCCACACCCTCAAGTCGATCACCGACACCGGTTACGACTACTCCTGGTTCGTGACGACCCAGAAGATCCTCGCGAAGGAGTTCGCGCTCTCCGGATCCGAACAGAACCCCGACCTCACCAACAAAGACATCTGGATGCTGCTCTCGCGCGCCTGGCAGACCCCGGAGCCGCTCGAACGGTTCAAGAAGTACGGCGAGGACTTCATCGTCTCCACGACACTCTCCGAGCTGGTCCGGGGCATGAACAAGCTGACCGGCACGAGCCTGATCGACCTGGCCTCGCTCCAGCGCCAGATCGAGGCCCGGGACCGGGAGATCGACAACGCGTACAGCAAGGACGCCCAGGTCATGGGCATCCGCAACGCCCTCTCCTACCCCGGCGACGTCCTCAGCCGCACGGCGTCGGCCCACAAGATCCTGGACTCCTCCGCCGGACCCCTGATCGCCGTACGGCTCAACATCCTCACCCGCAAGACGCTCGGCGGCCTCCAGACCGACCTGTCGGGCCGCGTCCTCGACGCCACCGGCACCCCGGTTCCCGGTCTGTACGCGGCCGGTGAGGTCGCGGGCTTCGGGGGCGGCGGGGTCCACGGGTACCGGTCGCTGGAGGGCACGTTCCTCGGCGGGTGCCTGTTCTCCGGACGCCAGGCGGGCAGGGCGGCGGCTGCGGCGACCGCCTGA
- a CDS encoding DUF397 domain-containing protein, whose amino-acid sequence MTEPIGPFRKSSYSGQENNCVEVATRGIGGRAVRDSKNQADGPLLTFAPGGWQAFLVGAKTDGFDHSARG is encoded by the coding sequence GTGACCGAGCCGATTGGCCCCTTCCGGAAGTCGTCGTACTCCGGACAGGAGAACAACTGCGTTGAGGTTGCCACCCGTGGCATAGGCGGCCGAGCCGTGCGCGACAGCAAGAACCAGGCCGACGGCCCACTGCTCACCTTCGCCCCGGGCGGCTGGCAGGCCTTCCTGGTCGGCGCCAAGACCGACGGCTTCGACCACTCCGCGCGGGGCTGA
- a CDS encoding type II toxin-antitoxin system VapC family toxin, whose amino-acid sequence MTGTLVLDCEGLSKLVRPTPELTEWLAAAEAEDIRVVTSSVTLVEARDPGTSQARFDHAVSRVNIVPPSEVIARHASRLLAAAGLHGHKYALDAIVAATALASPAPVTVLTSDPEDLGVLCGTGARVIKV is encoded by the coding sequence GTGACGGGCACTCTCGTTCTGGACTGTGAGGGCCTGTCCAAACTCGTACGACCCACACCCGAACTCACCGAGTGGCTCGCCGCAGCCGAAGCCGAGGACATCCGCGTCGTCACCAGCTCGGTCACCCTCGTCGAGGCCCGCGATCCCGGGACCAGCCAGGCCCGATTCGACCACGCCGTCTCCCGCGTCAACATCGTCCCGCCCAGCGAGGTCATCGCCCGCCACGCGAGCAGACTCCTCGCCGCAGCGGGACTGCACGGGCACAAGTACGCCCTCGACGCGATCGTCGCCGCCACGGCACTCGCCTCACCGGCCCCGGTGACCGTCCTGACGTCGGACCCCGAGGACCTCGGGGTGTTGTGCGGGACGGGCGCCCGCGTGATCAAGGTCTGA
- a CDS encoding PucR family transcriptional regulator — protein MTVLTDVNDPTGRPERSEWSEQSERETVAEVLRAMAADKDVQGELVHAARKHSPEVARLAEAETHWHVTAMINAAGAWLGDPGERDPGDRDDDEQGADTQDFAAALLLGADRAGQGVPMTAVLRGVQAALTRTVEITVDRCRAAGVPDAALLTVVLRLKEYGDTLQRHVVHGYRTAEWDTPRALGETRARLLHRLLVEGEPAPAAEELARAGLRHDAVRHLLVADPGGDPARTRRLAHRLAALRGCLFGMLDGRLVGLYPRLPVGETIEDGEEEREGEWEEEGGGALVVVSPAVPLDDLRAAYALCVRALDLDGGATAAQAPGAGPYGRHGVYELTELAAEIALADQPLLGAWLSARLLANLDPGDDFHRQIAVTALAFLDHGRRLDRTAATLFTHPNTVRYRLARLQQLTGESLTDDLPGSASSGPPGTLHWWWALRTWLGPGADGKP, from the coding sequence ATGACGGTCCTCACCGACGTCAACGACCCCACCGGACGGCCCGAGCGGTCCGAGTGGTCCGAGCAGTCCGAGCGCGAGACCGTCGCCGAGGTGCTGCGCGCCATGGCCGCCGACAAGGACGTCCAGGGCGAACTCGTGCACGCGGCCCGTAAGCACTCTCCCGAGGTGGCCCGGCTCGCCGAGGCGGAAACCCACTGGCACGTCACCGCGATGATCAACGCGGCCGGCGCCTGGCTGGGCGACCCTGGTGAGCGCGACCCCGGTGACAGGGACGACGACGAACAGGGCGCCGATACCCAGGACTTCGCCGCCGCTCTGCTGCTCGGCGCCGACCGGGCCGGCCAGGGCGTGCCGATGACCGCCGTACTGCGCGGAGTACAGGCGGCCCTCACCCGCACCGTCGAGATCACCGTCGACCGCTGCCGTGCGGCCGGGGTGCCCGACGCCGCGCTGCTCACCGTCGTCCTGCGGCTCAAGGAGTACGGCGACACCCTGCAACGGCATGTCGTCCACGGGTACCGCACGGCCGAGTGGGACACGCCGCGCGCGCTGGGCGAGACCCGGGCGCGACTGCTGCACCGGCTCCTCGTAGAGGGTGAACCGGCGCCCGCCGCCGAGGAGTTGGCGCGTGCCGGGCTGCGCCACGACGCCGTACGCCATCTTCTGGTCGCCGACCCGGGCGGCGACCCGGCCCGCACCCGGCGGCTGGCCCACCGCCTCGCCGCCCTGCGCGGCTGCCTCTTCGGCATGCTCGACGGACGACTGGTGGGCCTGTATCCGCGACTGCCGGTGGGCGAGACGATCGAGGACGGAGAAGAGGAGAGGGAGGGGGAGTGGGAGGAGGAAGGGGGCGGCGCGCTCGTCGTGGTCTCACCAGCCGTGCCCCTGGACGACCTCCGGGCCGCGTACGCCCTCTGCGTCCGCGCCCTGGACCTCGACGGAGGAGCGACAGCGGCACAGGCCCCGGGAGCGGGACCGTACGGGCGCCACGGTGTGTACGAACTCACCGAACTGGCCGCCGAGATCGCCCTCGCCGACCAGCCGCTCCTGGGCGCCTGGCTCAGCGCCCGCCTCCTGGCGAACCTCGACCCCGGGGACGATTTCCACCGTCAGATCGCGGTCACCGCACTGGCGTTCCTCGATCACGGCCGCCGTCTCGACCGTACCGCGGCCACCCTGTTCACCCACCCCAACACCGTCCGCTACCGCCTCGCCCGCCTTCAGCAGCTCACCGGCGAGTCCCTGACGGACGATCTGCCGGGCAGCGCATCGTCCGGGCCGCCCGGCACCCTGCACTGGTGGTGGGCGCTGCGGACCTGGCTGGGGCCCGGCGCCGACGGAAAGCCGTAG
- a CDS encoding Tat pathway signal sequence domain protein: protein MNGRSDREGAPGPALSRRTLIGAAGLGAAALTAAGSGVAGAANSSTGYGTSAERRAHAFLAAAMDAYPDHGDVRLTQSYTDQAGLFSTAFTYDNALAILAHLAARTETGRRRAVALGDALLYAQAHDPVYDDGRLRQAYNVGPYVFYDGVAQPDGFVRADGTANVGTQFGFTGTAVGDMAWAGIALAALARRTGKRRFLDAAVRIGTWIEVNASTQQPLGGYKFGVDGANAKLPFSSTEHNTDLVGFFGQLALLTGDPVWRQRRARARAFVEKMWEPSVGASGGVSRGFFYTGTNDGVTVNRFPIPEDTQTWTHLALGSRRYSGSLDWAATELAVLDRADRTNSTVPAGQSYEGVTFSSASLLANEDAPIAEFQPRPNRNGVWFEGTAHLALALRDRAGHGDEARAHRLVASIERAQELLGTGQTVGSRGLPERAGVVSATSPLDTGFGFGYYPYRHTGATAWYLLAAARSNPLRA from the coding sequence ATGAACGGCAGGTCCGACAGAGAAGGCGCGCCAGGCCCCGCGCTCAGCCGCCGTACGCTCATCGGCGCCGCAGGCCTCGGCGCCGCAGCGCTCACGGCAGCGGGCTCAGGCGTAGCGGGCGCGGCCAACTCCTCCACCGGCTACGGGACTTCCGCTGAGCGCCGCGCCCACGCCTTCCTCGCCGCCGCCATGGACGCCTACCCCGACCACGGCGACGTCCGCCTCACCCAGAGCTACACCGACCAGGCGGGCCTGTTCAGCACGGCGTTCACCTACGACAACGCCCTCGCGATACTCGCCCACCTCGCCGCACGCACCGAGACGGGCCGCCGCCGGGCCGTCGCCCTCGGGGACGCCCTGCTGTACGCGCAGGCGCACGACCCCGTGTACGACGACGGCAGGCTCCGGCAGGCCTACAACGTCGGGCCGTACGTCTTCTACGACGGGGTCGCCCAGCCGGACGGGTTCGTGCGGGCCGACGGCACCGCCAACGTCGGCACCCAGTTCGGGTTCACCGGTACCGCCGTGGGTGACATGGCCTGGGCCGGTATCGCGCTCGCCGCACTGGCCCGCCGTACCGGGAAGCGCCGCTTCCTCGACGCGGCCGTACGGATCGGCACCTGGATCGAGGTGAACGCCAGTACCCAACAGCCTCTCGGCGGTTACAAGTTCGGGGTCGACGGCGCCAACGCGAAACTGCCGTTCAGCTCGACCGAGCACAACACCGACCTGGTCGGCTTCTTCGGACAGCTCGCCCTGCTCACCGGGGACCCGGTGTGGCGGCAACGGCGGGCGCGGGCGCGGGCGTTCGTCGAGAAGATGTGGGAACCCTCGGTCGGCGCATCGGGCGGGGTGTCCAGGGGCTTCTTCTACACGGGCACCAACGACGGCGTGACCGTCAACAGGTTCCCGATCCCCGAGGACACCCAGACCTGGACCCACCTCGCCCTCGGCTCACGCCGCTACTCGGGCTCGTTGGACTGGGCCGCCACCGAACTGGCCGTCCTGGACCGGGCGGACCGCACCAACAGCACGGTGCCCGCCGGACAGTCGTACGAGGGAGTCACCTTCAGCTCCGCGAGTCTGCTGGCGAACGAGGACGCCCCCATCGCCGAGTTCCAGCCCAGGCCCAACCGCAACGGCGTCTGGTTCGAAGGGACCGCGCACCTCGCCCTCGCCCTCCGGGACCGCGCCGGACACGGCGACGAGGCACGCGCCCACCGGCTGGTCGCCTCCATCGAGCGCGCCCAGGAGCTTCTCGGCACCGGTCAGACCGTCGGCAGCCGGGGCCTCCCCGAGCGCGCCGGGGTCGTCTCGGCGACCAGCCCCCTCGACACCGGATTCGGCTTCGGCTACTACCCGTACCGCCACACGGGCGCGACCGCCTGGTACCTGCTGGCGGCGGCCCGCTCGAATCCTCTGCGGGCCTGA